In one window of Reinekea forsetii DNA:
- the ccmD gene encoding heme exporter protein CcmD: MAFESFSAFLKMGEHGLYVWLAYGLATIVVLFNILGPRYLAKQLVKDHQRKLRREQA, translated from the coding sequence ATGGCGTTCGAATCCTTTTCGGCCTTTTTGAAGATGGGCGAACACGGCCTCTATGTCTGGTTAGCCTATGGCTTGGCCACCATTGTTGTGCTCTTTAATATTCTCGGGCCGCGTTATCTAGCGAAACAGCTGGTCAAAGATCATCAACGTAAATTACGTCGGGAGCAAGCATGA
- the ccmC gene encoding heme ABC transporter permease CcmC, which produces MSKPWSFWLGWAAFVLIGVALVWGLAFSPVERVQGNSYRIIFIHVPSAFLSEAIYMTIAIAGAVGLIWRIKLAFYVAKACIPIGMTMAFLALATGAIWGKPTWGDWWVWDMRITSMLILFLLYLGLWALHNAMERPESGDRAAAILALVGVVNIPIIKYSVNLVTTLHQPATLKFTEKAPMHISMLVPLLLSILGFYLAFLAWMFIRARLEILKRERKALWAQKEIEQLGGL; this is translated from the coding sequence ATGTCCAAACCCTGGAGCTTTTGGCTTGGCTGGGCGGCCTTTGTGCTGATTGGCGTGGCGCTGGTCTGGGGCCTAGCTTTTTCTCCGGTTGAACGTGTCCAGGGCAACAGTTATCGCATCATCTTTATCCATGTGCCGTCGGCCTTCCTGTCCGAGGCCATCTACATGACCATCGCGATAGCCGGGGCGGTCGGCCTGATTTGGCGCATCAAGTTGGCCTTCTATGTGGCCAAGGCGTGTATCCCAATCGGTATGACCATGGCATTTCTGGCGCTGGCCACCGGGGCCATCTGGGGCAAGCCGACCTGGGGTGACTGGTGGGTATGGGATATGCGCATCACCTCGATGCTGATCCTGTTCTTGCTCTACCTTGGCCTCTGGGCTTTGCACAACGCCATGGAGCGGCCAGAGAGTGGCGATCGAGCCGCGGCTATCTTGGCTTTGGTCGGAGTCGTGAATATTCCAATCATTAAATACTCGGTAAACCTGGTAACGACCCTGCATCAACCCGCTACGCTGAAGTTTACCGAAAAGGCGCCCATGCACATCAGCATGTTGGTGCCTCTGCTGCTATCTATTTTAGGCTTCTATTTGGCATTCTTGGCCTGGATGTTTATTCGCGCTCGACTGGAAATTCTCAAGCGCGAGCGCAAGGCCCTTTGGGCGCAAAAAGAAATTGAACAACTGGGAGGTTTATAA
- a CDS encoding heme lyase CcmF/NrfE family subunit, with translation MFPEFGQFSLILAWLFSFLLAVLPLVGLKLKNESLLRTAPALAWGMFFFLVVSFGILMNAFLTDDFSVYLVSQHSNSALPWYFKMSATWANHEGSMLLWILMLGGWTVAVTVFARTLNFELKGAVLGVLGLIAFAFLMFILFTSNPFERFLPISPVDGSDLNPLLQDIGLIIHPPTLYMGYVGFSVAFAFAVAALLTGRFDASWVRWSRPWTNVAWAFLTLGIALGSWWAYYELGWGGWWFWDPVENASFMPWLIGTALIHSQAVTEKRNLFKSWSVLLAIFAFSFSLLGTFLVRSGVLTSVHSFAADPERGLFILVILALTIGGSLTLYALNAGKIKINGQFELVSRESFILMNNILLVVIAFAVLFGTLLPLFADAFGWRKLSVGAPFFNLAFNLLMVVLLCFIAVGQLMRWKKDQLKNWTGFLLAIAAGAIVIALVLPWTLSGELHWQIWLGLSLVFWTAASLIRLVMDKTRHSKSFLAGVRKAGVGFWGMWIAHLGLLVSTTGVVLVSNLDIERDFRMTAGDEVVLENYRFEFESIGKVQGPNYVADQGVINVYRNDKAVAVLNPEKRFYPVKNNVMTEAGIDGNLFRDLYVSLAEPLDDERQVWSIRLQVKPFIRWLWFGAVLMAIGGTLSITDKRYRSTKKGATA, from the coding sequence ATGTTTCCAGAGTTTGGGCAGTTTTCACTAATCCTGGCTTGGCTGTTTTCGTTTTTGCTCGCGGTTTTGCCGTTGGTGGGCTTGAAACTTAAAAACGAGTCGCTGTTGCGCACCGCACCGGCTTTGGCCTGGGGAATGTTTTTTTTCCTAGTCGTGTCGTTCGGTATCCTGATGAATGCCTTTTTGACCGATGATTTCTCGGTCTATCTGGTCAGTCAACATTCCAATAGTGCCTTACCCTGGTACTTTAAGATGTCGGCGACCTGGGCCAACCATGAGGGATCGATGCTCTTGTGGATCCTGATGTTGGGCGGCTGGACCGTTGCGGTCACAGTATTCGCGCGCACGCTGAACTTCGAGCTCAAGGGCGCGGTCCTGGGAGTTCTCGGCCTTATTGCCTTTGCTTTTCTGATGTTTATTCTCTTTACCTCTAACCCGTTTGAGCGGTTCCTACCCATCTCGCCGGTGGACGGTTCCGACCTCAACCCGCTCTTGCAGGATATAGGCCTGATCATTCATCCGCCCACCCTCTATATGGGCTACGTCGGATTCTCTGTGGCCTTCGCCTTTGCCGTTGCCGCGCTCTTAACCGGCCGATTTGATGCCAGTTGGGTGCGCTGGTCGCGACCCTGGACCAATGTCGCTTGGGCCTTCTTGACTCTGGGCATCGCCTTGGGCAGCTGGTGGGCCTATTACGAACTAGGCTGGGGCGGCTGGTGGTTTTGGGATCCGGTTGAAAACGCGTCCTTTATGCCTTGGCTCATCGGTACGGCCTTGATTCACTCACAGGCGGTGACTGAAAAGCGCAATTTGTTTAAGAGTTGGTCGGTGCTGTTGGCGATCTTTGCCTTCTCGTTCAGCCTGTTAGGCACCTTCTTGGTCCGTTCGGGGGTGCTCACCAGTGTCCATTCTTTTGCCGCTGACCCAGAACGTGGTCTGTTTATTCTGGTAATTCTGGCCTTAACCATTGGCGGCAGTTTGACCCTCTATGCGCTCAACGCTGGCAAGATTAAAATCAATGGCCAGTTCGAGCTAGTCTCGCGCGAGTCCTTTATTCTGATGAATAACATCCTTCTGGTGGTTATCGCCTTTGCGGTGCTATTCGGTACGCTTTTACCGCTCTTTGCCGATGCCTTCGGGTGGCGCAAGCTATCGGTCGGCGCACCATTTTTTAATCTGGCGTTCAACTTGCTGATGGTGGTCTTGCTCTGTTTTATTGCTGTCGGTCAACTGATGCGCTGGAAAAAAGACCAACTAAAGAACTGGACTGGATTTTTGCTGGCCATCGCGGCCGGGGCAATCGTGATCGCCTTAGTGCTGCCCTGGACCCTGTCCGGTGAACTGCACTGGCAAATTTGGTTGGGTCTGTCCCTGGTATTCTGGACGGCGGCCAGCCTAATTCGACTGGTCATGGATAAAACCCGGCACAGCAAAAGCTTTCTCGCCGGTGTGCGCAAAGCGGGCGTCGGTTTCTGGGGTATGTGGATTGCCCACTTGGGGTTGTTGGTCTCGACCACCGGTGTGGTGCTGGTATCTAATTTGGACATCGAGCGCGACTTCCGTATGACCGCGGGCGATGAAGTTGTCCTGGAAAATTACCGTTTTGAATTTGAAAGCATCGGTAAGGTGCAGGGACCGAACTATGTTGCCGATCAAGGCGTGATCAATGTCTATCGCAACGACAAGGCGGTCGCGGTATTAAACCCGGAAAAGCGCTTTTACCCGGTCAAGAATAATGTCATGACCGAAGCTGGCATCGATGGCAATCTGTTTCGCGATCTTTATGTGTCGTTAGCCGAACCGCTCGATGACGAACGGCAAGTCTGGTCGATCCGACTTCAGGTCAAACCCTTTATTCGTTGGTTATGGTTCGGCGCAGTGTTGATGGCGATCGGCGGCACCCTCAGTATCACAGATAAACGCTATCGCTCAACGAAGAAGGGAGCCACAGCATGA
- the ccmE gene encoding cytochrome c maturation protein CcmE, translating into MNPKRKQRLLLILLGVCGVSIAVFLAIFALRQNLNYFFTPTEISQGLAPKAQVIRAGGMIKAGSVEREEGSLKVFFEVTDFSADVSIVYDGILPDLFKEGEGVVVIGQLGEANLFTADTVLAKHDETYMPPEVTHALEQAGQASTTY; encoded by the coding sequence ATGAATCCGAAGCGAAAACAGCGTCTGCTATTGATACTCCTGGGTGTCTGTGGCGTCAGTATTGCAGTGTTCTTGGCCATCTTTGCACTGCGGCAAAATTTGAACTATTTCTTTACGCCGACGGAAATTAGCCAGGGTCTGGCACCCAAGGCCCAAGTTATCAGGGCCGGTGGGATGATTAAGGCCGGCAGCGTTGAGCGCGAAGAGGGCAGTTTAAAGGTATTCTTCGAGGTGACCGACTTCTCAGCGGATGTGTCGATTGTGTATGACGGCATTTTGCCGGATCTATTTAAGGAAGGTGAGGGCGTCGTGGTGATTGGTCAACTGGGTGAGGCGAATCTGTTTACCGCCGACACCGTTTTAGCCAAACACGATGAAACCTATATGCCACCGGAAGTGACCCACGCTCTAGAGCAAGCCGGTCAGGCCTCTACCACCTATTAA